A part of bacterium genomic DNA contains:
- a CDS encoding helix-hairpin-helix domain-containing protein: MLRPIKMEVLRELVKIPGVGPRTAEDLYDVGIRAVFDLTRQAPEALFEKLCELRGKRVDPRTLYIFRAARCYAEKPDTDTEKLKWWLFKD; encoded by the coding sequence GTGCTCAGACCGATAAAGATGGAGGTCCTGCGGGAGCTGGTGAAAATTCCCGGCGTGGGCCCCCGGACGGCCGAGGACCTCTACGATGTGGGAATCCGCGCCGTGTTCGACCTCACGCGGCAGGCGCCCGAGGCGCTTTTCGAAAAACTGTGTGAGCTGCGGGGGAAGCGGGTGGATCCCCGCACGCTCTACATTTTCCGCGCCGCGCGCTGCTACGCCGAGAAGCCGGACACCGATACGGAAAAGCTCAAGTGGTGGCTCTTCAAGGATTGA
- a CDS encoding metalloregulator ArsR/SmtB family transcription factor → MPEAPTLADFKETARLFRALAHPLRLAITCGLARSPVTQGEIVAVLGRPQSTIAQHLAKLRSAGVVSGSREGAQVVFHVTDPAAGAVIEAVCRQRHSSALKEITWEELGALDWNSI, encoded by the coding sequence GTGCCCGAAGCACCCACCCTCGCGGATTTCAAGGAAACGGCAAGGCTCTTCCGCGCCCTCGCCCACCCCCTCCGCCTGGCCATCACCTGCGGCCTGGCGCGCTCGCCGGTCACCCAGGGCGAGATAGTCGCCGTCCTGGGGCGGCCCCAGAGCACCATCGCCCAGCACCTGGCCAAATTGCGCTCGGCCGGGGTCGTCTCGGGCAGCCGCGAGGGGGCCCAGGTGGTCTTCCACGTCACCGACCCGGCGGCGGGCGCCGTCATCGAGGCCGTCTGCCGCCAGCGGCACAGCTCCGCCCTCAAGGAAATAACCTGGGAGGAGCTCGGCGCCCTCGACTGGAATTCAATCTAA